Proteins encoded together in one Lathyrus oleraceus cultivar Zhongwan6 chromosome 5, CAAS_Psat_ZW6_1.0, whole genome shotgun sequence window:
- the LOC127087845 gene encoding short-chain dehydrogenase RED1, translated as MDINADDSKLVVLITGCSGGGIGHALARSFAANNCIVVATSRSRSTMVDLEHDPKFFLQELDIQSDESVNRVVDTVMNKYGCIDILVNNAGVPCVGPIADLPLSAIKNTFETNVFGSLRMIQAVVPHMAARKQGKIVNVGSIVGLAARPWSGAYASSKAALHALTDALRLELGHFGIDVVNVVPGLVKSNMLKSSISIYNSMPEWNLFKPFETGFREAVVLTQKSQSATPTDEYAKHTVAAILKKKPPAWFAYGKFTTIMVIMYHLPLCVRDFLFKKAMKL; from the exons ATGGATATCAACGCCGACGATTCAAAACTGGTGGTCCTCATCACGGGTTGTTCCGGTGGAGGAATAGGTCACGCCCTTGCACGCTCCTTCGCTGCCAACAACTGCATAGTGGTGGCCACCAGTAGGTCACGTTCCACCATGGTGGACTTGGAGCACGACCCCAAGTTCTTTCTGCAAGAGCTTGATATTCAGTCCGATGAAAGCGTGAACAGAGTTGTTGATACTGTTATGAATAAATACGGTTGCATTGATATTCTAGTCAACAACGCCGGTGTTCCGTGTGTGGGTCCAATAGCCGATCTTCCTCTATCTGCGATCAAAAACACCTTCGAAACCAATGTGTTTG GTTCTTTGAGAATGATCCAGGCGGTGGTTCCTCATATGGCAGCTAGGAAACAGGGAAAGATTGTGAATGTCGGCAGTATTGTGGGGTTGGCCGCTAGACCTTGGTCGGGTGCCTATGCTTCCTCTAAAGCTGCTCTTCATGCTTTGACAGATGCATTAAG ATTGGAACTTGGACATTTTGGAATTGATGTTGTGAATGTTGTCCCTGGACTTGTGAAATCAAATATGTTAAAATCCAGCATATCCATCTACAATAGCATGCCAGAATGGAATCTGTTTAAGCCATTTGAAACAGGATTCCGAGAGGCAGTTGTACTTACTCAGAAGTCACAATCAGCCACCCCTACTGATGAGTATGCTAAACACACTGTAGCTGCTATCCTTAAGAAGAAACCACCTGCATGGTTCGCTTATGGTAAATTTACTACCATCATGGTTATCATGTACCATTTACCCCTTTGTGTTAGAGACTTTCTTTTTAAGAAAGCAATGAAACTCTAA